The uncultured Desulfuromonas sp. genome has a segment encoding these proteins:
- a CDS encoding Xaa-Pro peptidase family protein — MSDRVPASELSNRLQRFRQRMDQHQPDWELAAIFGKINHYYFTGTMQDGVLLIPRDADATYWVRRSFQRAKEESAFADIRPMGSFRDAAATFNTMPKTLHVEMELLPLAGFERFKKHFPVEQVRPIDAMIARVRAVKSPFELELMRESGKIHQRILEQRVPELLRLGITEAEFASQLYPVMIDEGHHGIARFSMFETEILLGQIGFGESSIYPTSFDGPGGNYGMHPAVPLLGSRTRQLQQGDLVFVDIGCGVNGYHTDKTLTYLFGSTPSDEMRHYHDRCVEIQNDVARHMVPGAIPSQIYTQIMEGLDAEFLRNFMGFGDRQARFLAHGIGLHIDEYPVIAKGFDEPLEEGMVLAIEPKRGIEQVGLVGIENTFIVTPSGGECITGDHPGLMEVACRA, encoded by the coding sequence ATGTCTGATCGTGTCCCCGCCAGTGAACTATCCAACCGCCTGCAACGGTTTCGCCAACGGATGGACCAGCACCAGCCCGACTGGGAACTGGCCGCTATTTTCGGTAAAATCAATCACTATTATTTCACCGGCACCATGCAGGATGGTGTGTTGTTGATTCCGCGCGATGCTGACGCGACCTACTGGGTGCGACGCAGTTTTCAGCGCGCCAAGGAGGAGTCGGCCTTTGCCGATATCCGTCCCATGGGCAGTTTTCGCGACGCGGCAGCGACCTTCAACACCATGCCGAAAACCTTGCATGTCGAGATGGAACTGTTACCTCTGGCCGGGTTCGAACGGTTCAAAAAGCACTTCCCTGTTGAACAGGTGCGGCCCATTGACGCCATGATCGCCCGAGTGCGTGCGGTAAAGAGTCCTTTTGAGCTGGAGCTGATGCGTGAATCCGGCAAAATTCACCAGCGCATCCTTGAGCAACGTGTTCCCGAGCTTTTACGCCTGGGCATAACAGAAGCAGAGTTTGCCAGTCAGTTGTATCCGGTGATGATCGATGAGGGCCATCACGGCATTGCCCGCTTCAGCATGTTTGAAACCGAGATCCTCCTTGGCCAGATCGGCTTTGGTGAAAGCTCCATCTACCCGACGTCATTCGATGGTCCCGGCGGCAACTACGGAATGCATCCGGCGGTACCGTTGCTCGGCAGCCGCACCCGGCAGCTCCAACAGGGCGATCTGGTGTTCGTCGATATCGGTTGCGGGGTTAACGGTTACCATACCGACAAAACACTGACGTATCTGTTCGGCAGCACACCGAGTGATGAGATGCGCCATTATCATGACCGCTGCGTAGAAATTCAGAACGACGTGGCCCGACACATGGTCCCAGGTGCCATCCCGTCGCAGATTTATACGCAGATCATGGAGGGCCTTGATGCCGAGTTCTTACGAAACTTCATGGGCTTTGGTGACCGTCAGGCACGTTTTCTCGCTCACGGCATCGGCCTGCACATTGATGAGTACCCGGTCATCGCCAAAGGCTTTGACGAGCCCCTGGAAGAGGGGATGGTACTGGCCATTGAACCAAAACGCGGCATTGAACAGGTCGGTCTGGTCGGCATTGAAAATACCTTTATCGTCACGCCGTCCGGTGGTGAATGCATCACCGGTGATCATCCGGGATTGATGGAGGTCGCCTGTCGCGCATAG
- a CDS encoding diguanylate cyclase, whose amino-acid sequence MNDKPRQDNRQQIHRLIRNHNPELIKQCVDYAQDLISGAREKTLLPAVTRIVHQIDHDFDPDEHPVCEGFEPEFVHWCHNQGLEHPDMLRLLKFLRDSYLTLCSSVELRAVMRGYFDILELSMCRLWCQVPALQRRQNPSPLLEASDFPLFYNRHSMMMLIDPHDGSIVDANQAACLFYGYSHDQLTQRSLFDLNVDTREAIQDKLNQAYSGATPCYRVRHQLADGEIRSIEVFSGPIILADRALLYSIIHDINERVQIEDHLRKITTAVEHSPASIVITDRKGRIEYINQSFSRITGYTAEDVLGENPRVLRARPRPPAETRQMWQTILDGKIWRGLFYNRRKNGEAYWEKAAIAPVFDGQQQITHFVAIKEDITRQKALEDKIWHQAHHDSLTDLPNRVLFYQYLGDVVLHAQRQDIGAALMFVDLDCFKEVNDSLGHDYGDLLLQQVAKRLSNSVRQTDQVARIGGDEFTVLLCHTSDNQAIVNVAQKILDELNRPFDLNGHQAQISGSIGIARVTKGHTTESVVRQADHAMFAAKKAGRNQIIMAPPLSEPS is encoded by the coding sequence TTGAACGACAAGCCAAGACAAGATAACCGACAACAGATTCACCGCCTGATCCGCAATCATAATCCTGAACTGATCAAGCAGTGTGTCGACTATGCTCAAGACCTGATCAGCGGTGCACGGGAAAAAACCTTGTTGCCGGCCGTGACGCGAATTGTTCATCAGATCGATCATGATTTCGATCCGGACGAGCATCCCGTGTGCGAGGGTTTTGAACCGGAGTTTGTGCACTGGTGCCACAACCAGGGGTTGGAGCACCCGGACATGTTGCGCCTGCTCAAATTTTTGCGTGACAGCTATCTGACCTTGTGTTCTTCGGTGGAACTGCGTGCCGTCATGCGTGGCTATTTCGATATCCTCGAACTCTCCATGTGCCGTTTGTGGTGCCAGGTGCCAGCTTTACAGCGCCGGCAAAACCCATCGCCGTTGCTCGAAGCCTCAGACTTCCCACTGTTCTACAATAGACACTCGATGATGATGCTGATTGATCCCCATGACGGCAGCATTGTCGATGCCAACCAGGCGGCCTGTCTGTTCTATGGCTACAGCCATGATCAATTGACGCAACGCTCGTTGTTCGACCTCAATGTCGATACCCGTGAAGCCATACAGGACAAACTCAATCAGGCTTACAGCGGTGCGACACCCTGCTACCGGGTCAGACACCAACTGGCTGATGGCGAAATTCGCAGCATTGAAGTGTTCAGCGGTCCCATCATCCTCGCGGACCGGGCATTGCTGTATTCCATTATTCACGACATCAATGAGCGGGTCCAGATTGAAGATCATTTACGCAAAATCACCACGGCGGTTGAGCACAGTCCGGCCTCCATCGTCATTACCGACCGCAAAGGCCGGATCGAATACATCAACCAGAGTTTCAGCCGTATAACCGGCTACACAGCCGAAGACGTCCTTGGCGAGAACCCGCGGGTGCTGCGGGCGCGGCCACGACCTCCGGCAGAAACACGCCAGATGTGGCAAACGATCCTGGACGGAAAAATCTGGCGCGGCCTGTTTTACAACCGCCGCAAAAATGGCGAAGCTTATTGGGAAAAAGCCGCCATTGCTCCAGTTTTTGACGGTCAGCAGCAGATCACCCACTTTGTCGCCATTAAAGAGGACATCACCCGGCAAAAAGCTTTGGAAGACAAGATCTGGCACCAGGCCCATCATGATTCGTTAACGGATCTGCCCAACCGGGTGCTGTTTTATCAGTATCTCGGCGATGTGGTGCTGCACGCCCAACGCCAGGATATCGGCGCGGCGTTGATGTTTGTTGATCTCGATTGTTTTAAAGAGGTCAACGACTCATTGGGACACGACTATGGCGATCTGCTGCTGCAACAGGTGGCTAAACGGCTGAGCAACAGTGTGCGGCAAACCGATCAGGTGGCCCGCATCGGCGGCGATGAATTCACGGTCCTGCTCTGCCACACCAGCGATAATCAGGCCATTGTGAATGTGGCCCAAAAAATCCTCGATGAACTCAACCGTCCTTTTGATCTCAACGGCCATCAGGCACAGATTTCCGGTTCGATCGGCATTGCCCGTGTGACTAAAGGGCACACCACGGAATCGGTGGTGCGCCAGGCGGATCATGCCATGTTCGCCGCTAAAAAAGCCGGACGCAATCAGATCATTATGGCACCACCCCTGTCAGAGCCGTCCTGA
- a CDS encoding universal stress protein has product MDCQTIVVNYSHPDRDAEALTTALELAYRHESELLLLHSNGVCCKETCQRHYLFSEEELVQQINKANGYGVPVAVKIVDKHSPLEEALSHLDNHDLLVVGDSHADCFTGKMAGTLANKVCYPSQVEPLAQAV; this is encoded by the coding sequence ATGGATTGTCAAACGATCGTTGTAAACTATAGCCATCCGGATCGCGATGCCGAAGCATTGACTACCGCTCTGGAGCTGGCCTATCGTCATGAAAGCGAGTTGCTTTTGTTACACAGCAATGGGGTCTGCTGTAAAGAAACGTGTCAGCGCCACTACCTGTTCAGTGAAGAGGAATTGGTCCAGCAGATTAATAAGGCCAATGGCTACGGTGTCCCGGTTGCCGTGAAGATTGTCGATAAGCACAGCCCGTTGGAAGAAGCGCTCAGCCATCTGGATAACCATGACCTTCTGGTGGTTGGCGACAGTCATGCCGACTGCTTCACCGGTAAGATGGCCGGCACCCTGGCGAACAAGGTCTGCTATCCGTCACAGGTTGAACCGCTAGCGCAAGCCGTGTGA
- a CDS encoding OFA family MFS transporter, with product MNSKDVCPYFRKDEEVCDVGYEHISSHDVMMIITYCDGRYRECSNYQLLAGEQKTASCRPLVTTTTAGNKEKDMLNSTPKRAVRRVAPFSVKWPSSVQLRAMTAQYNESFNYTQENTTMTDQIKNKGLTVVLAATGINLALGILYTWSIFKGAIVDSIAAGGPGAFTWDKASINDPYAVACLAFAVSMIIAGKLQQKFGPRLTCILGGLLVGAGFVWISQTTNYWAWILGFGVMAGMGIGFGYSATTPPALKWFSPAKTGLIAGTVVSGFGLASIYIAPLAKHLLATQGLQQSMLIFGIAFAIVVSLLGMLITNPPEGFVPAGAEAATSATQSNTVDMTAGQMLKTPKFYILWTCFFIGAGAGLMVIGSAKGLAKASMGEMAFLVVAIMSVGNAAGRLIAGVVSDKVGRANTLTFMLMFQAALMFAAVPVLGGTDSSPILVVLLVSFMVFNYGTNLSLFPSFAKDLWGAKNLGMNYGLLFSAWGVGAFVLVRLSQMMVVKTGSFDLSFKAAGIMLLLGAGLSLTLRAKQAVAEAPQAAAIVDEEYDEEDLVVD from the coding sequence ATGAACAGCAAAGATGTGTGTCCCTATTTTCGCAAAGATGAAGAGGTCTGTGATGTTGGCTATGAGCATATTTCCAGCCATGACGTCATGATGATCATCACCTATTGCGACGGACGTTATCGGGAGTGTTCCAATTATCAGTTGCTCGCAGGAGAACAGAAAACCGCCTCGTGCCGGCCGCTGGTGACCACAACAACCGCTGGGAACAAAGAGAAAGATATGCTGAATTCCACCCCCAAAAGAGCAGTGCGAAGGGTAGCCCCCTTCAGCGTCAAGTGGCCGAGTAGCGTTCAGCTTCGTGCGATGACAGCTCAATACAATGAGAGTTTCAATTACACACAGGAGAACACGACCATGACTGACCAGATCAAAAACAAAGGATTAACCGTAGTGCTTGCCGCAACCGGCATTAACCTGGCGCTGGGCATCCTTTACACCTGGAGTATTTTTAAAGGAGCGATTGTCGATTCAATTGCCGCAGGCGGTCCCGGCGCATTCACGTGGGATAAAGCCTCCATCAACGATCCGTATGCCGTGGCGTGTCTGGCCTTTGCCGTCTCGATGATTATCGCCGGAAAGCTGCAACAGAAATTCGGCCCCCGCCTCACCTGTATCCTCGGCGGTCTGCTGGTTGGTGCGGGATTCGTATGGATCTCACAGACCACCAACTATTGGGCGTGGATTCTCGGCTTCGGTGTCATGGCCGGGATGGGGATCGGCTTTGGATATTCAGCCACGACGCCACCGGCCTTAAAGTGGTTTTCCCCAGCGAAAACCGGTCTGATTGCCGGTACGGTCGTGTCAGGTTTCGGGCTGGCGTCGATTTATATTGCCCCTCTGGCCAAACATTTACTGGCGACTCAGGGATTGCAGCAATCCATGCTGATTTTCGGCATCGCTTTTGCGATCGTCGTCAGTCTGCTCGGCATGTTGATCACCAATCCTCCGGAAGGTTTTGTTCCGGCCGGTGCCGAGGCGGCCACCAGTGCGACACAAAGCAACACCGTGGATATGACCGCAGGACAAATGCTGAAAACACCTAAGTTTTACATTCTGTGGACCTGCTTCTTTATCGGTGCCGGGGCCGGATTGATGGTCATCGGCAGTGCCAAAGGGCTGGCGAAGGCGTCCATGGGTGAAATGGCCTTCCTGGTCGTGGCCATCATGTCGGTGGGTAACGCGGCCGGACGTCTGATCGCCGGCGTGGTTTCCGATAAAGTCGGACGTGCCAACACCCTGACCTTTATGCTCATGTTCCAGGCGGCTTTGATGTTCGCCGCGGTTCCGGTTCTCGGCGGCACCGACAGCAGCCCGATTCTGGTGGTCCTGCTGGTCAGCTTTATGGTCTTCAACTACGGCACCAACCTGTCGCTGTTTCCCTCATTTGCCAAAGATTTGTGGGGAGCAAAGAACCTGGGAATGAATTACGGCCTGTTGTTCAGTGCCTGGGGTGTCGGTGCCTTTGTGCTGGTGCGATTGTCCCAGATGATGGTCGTGAAAACCGGCAGCTTTGATCTGTCGTTCAAGGCGGCAGGCATTATGCTGCTGCTGGGCGCCGGACTGTCATTGACCCTGCGCGCCAAACAGGCCGTGGCCGAAGCGCCGCAAGCCGCAGCCATTGTCGATGAAGAGTACGACGAAGAAGATCTGGTGGTCGATTAA
- a CDS encoding FAD-dependent oxidoreductase, with translation MKTTDVAIIGGSAAGLAAATTLMRRYPDKQISLIRNVSQTVVPCGIPYVYGTLGAVNKNIIPDNQFRDAGVDIITKHVNVIDREQKIVEFDDGETLSYEKLILSTGSKPFLPPIDGVDLTNVFCIHKDPAHLQTILDALNPAQNVVVIGGGFIGVEMAEQIARMESRPAHIRLVEMLPHCLMTACEEEYCIIAEKELEREGVEVMTNCQVKAIHGDSGVRTVELTDGRQLDADVVVIGIGAAPNVELAERSGIACDARGGVKVSRTLQTSDADIYAAGDCAEKFSFFNGEPSGIRLASIAASEGTIAAANLYADTQRETLGALGAFATKVGTRSIAAAGITTQAARQQNLDVVIGEAVASNMHPGSLPNAIADMRVKLIFERQTGRLLGGHVCGGDSSAELANAIAVAVQAQLTANDLSIMQYATHPLLTASPVMYQLMVAAENALIQL, from the coding sequence ATGAAAACAACCGATGTGGCGATTATCGGCGGCTCTGCCGCCGGCCTGGCCGCAGCAACAACCCTGATGAGACGTTATCCCGACAAGCAGATCAGTTTAATCCGCAATGTGTCACAAACCGTTGTGCCCTGTGGAATTCCCTATGTCTACGGCACGTTGGGTGCCGTGAACAAAAATATCATCCCCGACAATCAATTCCGTGATGCCGGTGTCGATATCATCACTAAACACGTCAATGTGATTGACCGTGAGCAGAAAATTGTCGAATTTGATGATGGTGAGACGCTCAGTTACGAGAAACTTATTCTCAGTACCGGCTCAAAGCCGTTTTTACCGCCGATTGATGGAGTGGATCTGACCAATGTCTTCTGCATTCACAAGGATCCCGCCCATCTGCAGACGATTCTCGATGCGCTGAATCCGGCACAGAATGTCGTGGTCATCGGTGGTGGGTTCATCGGGGTTGAAATGGCGGAGCAAATTGCCCGTATGGAGTCGCGGCCTGCGCATATCCGTCTGGTGGAGATGCTGCCGCACTGCCTGATGACAGCCTGTGAAGAAGAGTATTGCATCATTGCCGAAAAAGAGCTGGAGCGTGAAGGGGTCGAGGTGATGACCAATTGCCAGGTCAAAGCGATTCACGGTGATTCCGGCGTGCGCACGGTTGAGTTGACCGACGGCAGACAATTGGATGCTGATGTGGTGGTGATCGGGATCGGTGCGGCACCGAATGTCGAGCTGGCTGAGCGATCGGGCATTGCCTGCGATGCGCGCGGTGGCGTGAAAGTGTCCCGCACCTTGCAAACCAGTGATGCCGATATCTATGCCGCCGGCGATTGCGCGGAAAAGTTCTCCTTTTTCAATGGTGAGCCCAGTGGCATTCGCCTGGCGTCGATTGCCGCATCCGAAGGAACCATTGCCGCGGCCAATCTCTATGCCGACACCCAACGTGAAACACTGGGGGCCCTGGGGGCTTTTGCGACAAAAGTGGGAACACGCAGCATTGCCGCTGCCGGCATCACCACCCAGGCGGCACGCCAGCAGAACCTCGATGTCGTCATCGGTGAAGCGGTGGCCTCCAACATGCATCCCGGCTCACTGCCCAATGCTATTGCCGACATGCGGGTGAAACTTATTTTTGAGCGCCAAACCGGACGTTTACTTGGCGGGCATGTCTGCGGTGGCGACAGTTCCGCGGAGCTGGCCAATGCCATTGCCGTGGCGGTTCAAGCCCAGCTGACGGCCAATGATTTATCCATCATGCAGTACGCGACTCACCCCCTGCTGACCGCATCACCGGTCATGTATCAACTGATGGTCGCCGCTGAAAATGCTCTGATTCAACTGTGA
- a CDS encoding transcriptional repressor has translation MELFEQFKDFLQQRGLKFTREREKIFQAIVDFEKPFDVDGLLFHLKQHEVKTSKATIYRTLQLLLDSGLLRTISLSPTDLRSNLYSLCGKYRAYDHLICTGCGKVTDVEKKQICDSCQLITEERGYQLESHSLRIFALCPDCQKKGMKAC, from the coding sequence ATGGAACTATTTGAGCAATTTAAAGACTTCTTGCAACAGCGGGGACTGAAATTCACCCGTGAACGCGAAAAGATTTTTCAGGCGATTGTCGACTTCGAAAAGCCTTTTGATGTTGATGGGCTGCTGTTTCATCTCAAGCAGCATGAGGTGAAAACGTCCAAAGCCACCATTTACCGGACCTTGCAGTTACTGCTCGACTCGGGATTGCTGAGAACCATCAGTCTGTCGCCCACGGATCTTCGCAGCAATTTGTACAGTTTGTGCGGTAAGTATCGTGCCTATGATCATTTGATCTGTACCGGCTGCGGCAAAGTGACCGATGTCGAAAAAAAGCAGATTTGCGACAGTTGTCAGCTTATTACTGAAGAGCGTGGTTATCAGCTGGAATCGCACAGTTTACGCATTTTTGCGCTGTGTCCGGACTGTCAGAAAAAAGGAATGAAAGCCTGTTAG
- a CDS encoding DUF2238 domain-containing protein, which produces MTPRFLLISYAIIWLLLAIRPRYREDWLLENLLVFAALPILIWLHRRRPFSSGAAWLLWVFFVLHAVGAHYTYAEMPWLSQVADYFSWQRNHYDRLVHFLFGLLLFRPLQEQLAGTFQRPTPRLVVTLLILFSASGGYEIIEWLATEWTHPELGIAFLGTQGDQWDAQKDMVLAHLGALLAAWVELHRSSTRGRGTCSQR; this is translated from the coding sequence ATGACGCCACGGTTTTTGCTGATCAGTTATGCGATAATCTGGCTGCTTCTGGCCATCCGGCCGCGCTATCGCGAGGACTGGCTGCTGGAAAACCTGCTGGTGTTCGCCGCCCTGCCCATCCTGATTTGGCTTCACCGCCGCCGGCCTTTTTCCTCTGGGGCAGCCTGGCTGCTGTGGGTATTCTTTGTTCTCCATGCCGTCGGCGCCCACTACACCTATGCTGAAATGCCCTGGCTCTCCCAAGTGGCTGATTATTTCAGCTGGCAGCGTAATCATTATGACCGCCTGGTTCATTTTTTATTTGGCTTGCTGCTGTTTCGCCCTTTGCAAGAACAACTGGCTGGAACGTTTCAGCGACCGACACCGCGTCTGGTGGTCACTCTGCTGATCCTGTTCAGTGCCTCGGGAGGCTATGAGATTATTGAATGGCTGGCCACGGAATGGACCCATCCGGAACTGGGGATCGCCTTTCTCGGCACCCAGGGGGATCAATGGGATGCGCAGAAAGACATGGTTCTCGCCCATCTCGGCGCACTACTGGCTGCCTGGGTGGAACTCCACCGGTCGTCTACGAGGGGGAGGGGGACGTGCAGTCAGCGGTGA
- a CDS encoding EAL domain-containing protein — MVVHTFKVSLLWRFLLVSCLPMLVVGLFSLSFIVNKTRDQLDHQLVQQAKSIRTAIQFIIDKPESTLRHMTTGLSTYDFRRDAGLNARLQSVVNRSEEIEAIFILDHQDIVLYAGLPHALETQRQPFVGYDLSENDEVKQGKAQRSGYWSSVVSSIVTGEPAVALCQPFHQYLLFAYLNLKRLTALTSHLPADATSEIAVIGRNGRVLFRSGDPPGSEHSDLSGLVPVQKGLQGVEGRYHYVWNGEVHIGNVLIIPETGWLVLVSQPKRQAYAEIRYLQNLFLFGGVSCVVLSLLVAFAVARRLSQPMLQLEASVQKIAQGQWDAPVEISGFAEATALAQHVRDMARAIEERENQLSRERDRFQALFDNVNDAVFMSTIDNEQKLGPFVEVNSVACDLLGYSRSELLKMTPMDIDTGIDSLFLRDHVGYMSMESNLPMQDLVETTLVTKQGRKLPFELNLQQLRLDDQPMVVCVARNISDRKQAQRALNALVTSTVGSTGKACFEKILRELCLYFEVDGALIGVVNEGGHVECLSMLFQGRYRDDYSYPLFGSPCEKVFRNEVCFYPSGVRDLFPNDVDFKQMGVDSYFGIPLVNSEQKVVGVLNGFSRQRMHLPADAREILSIVAARAASELERLKADEALAENRKQLSHLAFHDPLTQLPNRLRFTEVLEAAVGDAEGHGRYLSLLFIDLDRFKNINDSLGHSIGDKLLQAVARRTGSLISSEDVLARLGGDEFAILLFNCVTPVVGADTAQRVIDALSQPFQIDDYSLHVSASIGITVAPVDAQDPDELIKCADIAMFKAKDAGRNTYKFYERSMNLKTHELLLLENDLRHALGREQLELYYQPQLDLQNNCIVGFEALLRWNHPERGLVSPLEFIPLAEETGLIVSMGEWILRSACRQIRVWNEEHGRQLRVAVNISARQFHHYDLVHCVEKVLEQTGVPTGWLELEITESLLMYDIQSSIETMMRLQKLGVRLAIDDFGTGYSSLSYLKKFPISSLKIDKSFVDDLLTDASDAAIAESTLALASKMDLMVVAEGIEQQEQLDYLQQRGCQFGQGYFISRPLTVEQCSEFCRECFTADCTSPSPS, encoded by the coding sequence ATGGTCGTTCATACGTTTAAAGTTTCACTGCTATGGCGCTTTCTTCTGGTTTCTTGTCTGCCCATGCTTGTCGTGGGCTTGTTCAGCCTGTCTTTTATTGTCAATAAGACCCGCGATCAGCTTGATCATCAGTTGGTTCAGCAGGCCAAAAGTATCCGTACCGCCATCCAGTTCATCATTGACAAGCCCGAATCCACCTTGCGTCATATGACCACCGGATTGTCTACCTACGATTTTCGTCGTGATGCCGGTTTGAACGCTCGCTTGCAAAGTGTCGTCAACCGTTCGGAAGAGATTGAGGCGATTTTCATCCTCGATCATCAGGACATCGTCCTCTATGCCGGCTTGCCTCATGCCCTGGAAACGCAACGGCAACCCTTTGTCGGTTACGATTTGTCCGAGAACGATGAAGTCAAACAGGGCAAAGCGCAACGTTCCGGTTACTGGTCAAGCGTGGTGTCGTCGATTGTCACCGGGGAGCCGGCCGTCGCCCTGTGCCAGCCGTTCCATCAGTACCTGTTGTTCGCCTATCTCAATCTCAAGCGTCTTACCGCCCTGACCAGTCATCTGCCTGCGGATGCCACCTCTGAAATCGCCGTGATCGGCCGCAACGGCCGGGTGCTGTTTCGCAGTGGTGACCCGCCGGGCTCTGAGCACAGTGATTTGAGCGGGCTGGTCCCGGTACAGAAAGGCTTGCAAGGGGTTGAGGGACGCTACCACTATGTGTGGAACGGCGAAGTGCATATCGGCAATGTGCTGATTATTCCTGAAACCGGCTGGCTGGTGTTGGTGTCGCAGCCGAAACGTCAGGCCTATGCGGAAATCCGTTATCTGCAGAATCTGTTTTTATTCGGCGGCGTCAGTTGTGTGGTGCTCTCCTTGCTGGTGGCGTTTGCCGTCGCCCGTCGCCTGTCCCAACCGATGTTGCAACTTGAGGCCTCTGTCCAAAAAATCGCCCAGGGGCAATGGGATGCGCCGGTCGAGATCAGCGGCTTTGCCGAAGCGACAGCCCTGGCGCAGCATGTTCGTGACATGGCCCGGGCTATCGAGGAGCGCGAAAACCAGTTGTCCCGCGAACGCGATCGCTTCCAGGCGTTGTTTGATAATGTCAATGATGCCGTGTTTATGTCGACCATTGATAATGAGCAAAAATTGGGGCCATTCGTTGAAGTCAATAGCGTTGCCTGCGATCTGCTCGGCTATTCACGCAGTGAATTGCTGAAGATGACACCAATGGATATCGACACCGGCATTGACAGTCTGTTTTTACGTGACCATGTCGGCTATATGTCGATGGAATCAAACCTGCCCATGCAGGATCTGGTCGAGACAACCCTGGTGACCAAGCAGGGGCGCAAGCTGCCTTTTGAGCTCAATCTGCAACAGTTGCGTCTTGATGATCAGCCGATGGTGGTGTGCGTAGCGCGCAATATTTCCGACCGTAAACAGGCGCAACGGGCCCTCAATGCTCTGGTGACCAGTACGGTCGGTTCGACGGGAAAAGCCTGTTTTGAAAAGATCCTCCGTGAGCTGTGCCTGTATTTCGAAGTGGATGGCGCCCTGATCGGCGTTGTTAACGAGGGTGGCCATGTCGAGTGTCTGTCGATGTTGTTTCAGGGGCGCTATCGTGACGACTATTCTTACCCGCTGTTCGGCTCTCCCTGTGAAAAGGTGTTTCGCAACGAGGTGTGCTTTTATCCGTCGGGGGTGCGTGACTTGTTTCCGAATGATGTCGATTTCAAGCAGATGGGCGTCGACAGTTATTTCGGTATCCCGCTGGTCAATTCCGAGCAGAAAGTGGTCGGTGTGCTCAATGGTTTTTCCCGTCAGCGCATGCATCTGCCGGCGGATGCCCGGGAGATTCTGTCGATTGTTGCCGCCCGGGCCGCCTCGGAGCTGGAACGGCTCAAGGCGGACGAGGCCCTGGCTGAGAACCGCAAGCAACTCAGCCATTTGGCGTTTCACGACCCTCTTACTCAGTTGCCCAACCGATTGCGTTTTACCGAGGTGCTGGAAGCGGCGGTCGGCGATGCCGAGGGACATGGCCGTTATCTGAGTCTGCTGTTTATCGATCTCGACCGTTTTAAAAATATTAACGATTCCCTTGGTCACAGCATTGGCGACAAGCTGCTTCAGGCCGTGGCACGCCGCACCGGGAGCCTGATCTCTTCCGAGGATGTTCTGGCCCGTTTAGGCGGCGATGAATTTGCCATCCTGTTGTTCAACTGTGTGACGCCGGTCGTTGGTGCCGACACGGCCCAGCGGGTGATTGATGCCCTGTCGCAACCGTTCCAGATCGATGATTATTCGCTGCACGTGTCCGCGAGCATCGGCATCACCGTGGCCCCGGTGGATGCTCAGGATCCGGATGAGTTGATCAAATGCGCGGATATCGCCATGTTCAAGGCCAAGGATGCCGGACGCAACACCTATAAATTTTATGAACGCAGCATGAATCTGAAAACCCATGAGCTGCTGTTGCTGGAGAATGATCTGCGCCATGCCTTGGGGCGCGAACAGCTCGAGCTGTACTACCAGCCGCAACTTGATCTGCAGAACAACTGTATCGTCGGTTTTGAGGCGCTGCTGCGTTGGAATCATCCGGAGCGCGGTCTGGTGTCGCCGCTGGAGTTTATCCCGCTGGCGGAGGAGACCGGACTGATTGTGTCGATGGGCGAATGGATTCTGCGCTCCGCCTGTCGGCAAATCCGCGTGTGGAATGAAGAGCATGGCCGCCAGTTGCGGGTCGCCGTGAATATTTCAGCGCGGCAATTTCACCATTACGACCTGGTGCACTGTGTTGAAAAGGTCCTTGAACAGACCGGGGTGCCGACCGGGTGGCTGGAACTGGAGATTACCGAAAGCCTGTTGATGTATGATATCCAGTCGTCCATTGAAACCATGATGCGTCTTCAAAAACTCGGTGTGCGTCTGGCCATCGACGATTTCGGCACCGGCTACTCCTCGCTGAGTTATCTGAAAAAATTCCCCATTTCCAGTCTTAAGATTGATAAATCATTTGTCGATGATCTGCTCACCGATGCCAGTGATGCGGCCATTGCCGAGTCCACATTGGCGCTGGCCAGCAAAATGGATCTGATGGTTGTGGCTGAAGGGATTGAGCAGCAGGAGCAACTCGATTATCTCCAACAGCGCGGGTGTCAGTTCGGTCAAGGCTACTTTATCAGCCGGCCGTTAACGGTGGAGCAGTGCAGCGAGTTTTGCCGGGAGTGCTTCACCGCTGACTGCACGTCCCCCTCCCCCTCGTAG